In Alteribacillus bidgolensis, a genomic segment contains:
- a CDS encoding ArgE/DapE family deacylase codes for MHITETTEKVFAAIDDIWEEELLFLKTIGSFKSTLGNEKDIQMYIKNHIEEMNMKATSFVPDPKRLSSYQNYGHVEWSYEDRPVVVGEWKTNQPKIGKSLILQGHIDVVSAEPEHLWKHDPYNPTIVGDKMYGRGIVDMKGGVAAMIHAVKALQKAGITLGADLQIQTVIEEECTGNGALALLDKGFVADGALIPEPTTLRAMQAQVGVLWVRVKVKGSGAHVERAEKAQNAINKAAYIIQALEEYREHINTKPKHPDYSNHPHPLNVNVGTINGGDWPSNVPSECTLEARIGFYPGENPADIQREVKEWILKATEKDTWMKETPPEVTFYGFSAPGSSHSSDLDIFDSLNNAHQLTTNESLEQTAFTGTTDVRAFDEFGIPAVCYGPSGGNMHGVDEYLELDSLKMLTQSIAAFILDWCKEEQTSE; via the coding sequence ATGCATATAACAGAAACGACAGAAAAAGTGTTTGCAGCTATTGATGATATATGGGAAGAAGAGCTGCTGTTTTTAAAAACGATTGGCTCGTTTAAAAGCACATTGGGAAATGAAAAAGACATTCAAATGTATATTAAAAATCATATAGAAGAGATGAATATGAAAGCGACTTCATTTGTTCCGGATCCAAAGCGGCTTTCGTCTTATCAAAATTACGGGCATGTGGAATGGTCGTATGAAGACCGCCCTGTGGTAGTTGGTGAATGGAAGACCAACCAACCTAAAATCGGAAAAAGCTTAATACTCCAGGGACATATAGATGTGGTCAGTGCGGAGCCGGAACATTTGTGGAAACATGATCCCTACAACCCTACGATTGTTGGTGACAAAATGTACGGACGCGGCATTGTGGATATGAAAGGCGGAGTTGCAGCAATGATTCACGCTGTAAAAGCTCTTCAGAAAGCCGGAATTACATTAGGGGCCGATCTTCAGATTCAAACCGTAATTGAAGAGGAATGTACCGGAAATGGCGCTTTAGCTTTGCTGGATAAAGGGTTTGTTGCGGACGGAGCCTTGATTCCTGAACCGACCACGCTCCGAGCCATGCAAGCTCAAGTGGGTGTGTTGTGGGTAAGAGTGAAAGTTAAAGGAAGTGGTGCTCATGTGGAACGGGCCGAAAAAGCGCAGAACGCTATTAACAAAGCGGCCTATATAATTCAGGCGCTTGAAGAATACAGAGAGCATATTAACACCAAACCGAAACATCCTGATTATTCCAACCATCCGCATCCACTCAATGTAAATGTTGGGACCATAAACGGTGGTGATTGGCCTTCTAACGTTCCGTCTGAATGTACATTGGAAGCACGAATCGGTTTTTATCCCGGTGAGAATCCTGCTGACATTCAAAGAGAAGTAAAAGAGTGGATATTAAAAGCTACTGAGAAGGACACCTGGATGAAAGAAACACCTCCAGAGGTCACATTTTATGGATTCAGCGCGCCTGGTAGTTCCCATTCATCTGATTTGGATATATTCGACAGTCTGAACAACGCTCACCAGCTTACGACAAACGAGTCATTGGAACAGACTGCTTTTACAGGAACTACGGATGTTCGCGCTTTCGATGAGTTCGGAATACCAGCAGTTTGCTATGGTCCGAGCGGAGGGAACATGCACGGCGTAGATGAGTATCTTGAACTAGATAGTTTAAAAATGCTTACCCAGTCTATTGCAGCTTTTATACTTGATTGGTGCAAAGAAGAGCAGACAAGTGAATAA
- a CDS encoding amidohydrolase: MKKYLFHLLIVLLFSLIFTGSSLAKKNSNQAADLIFENGDVYKVDKDRSWAEAVAVKDGKIIYVGDNEGVAAFKGTDTKVTDLKGKMLMPGFVDSHNHAYLMAESLFWLSLNSYSTVEERQQAIKDYLEKNPGIKQLRGVGWDGVVSDAKARGLAPRELLDQVVSDIPAVFISNSHHSILVNSKALEIAGIDKNTPDPEGGTIERDPETGEPTGILHEFSAQNLVINALPQPDFTVEQYEEALLTWQEMANEYGITSAFVPVHYPTESLLKAFEALDNAGKLTVRYDLGLWADENKGTEQIKKFIEVRDKYQGKLYKVDTVKIFADGVGANKLVWDQDVLEKTVAALDKEGFRVYIHAIGNPEFFPSSNALDAFEYAAEINGKRDSRHVITHIDCIKEEDVARFKDLGVIPTPQPAWFGKDWYSDVSGQQLKNLNRLNSYFETGIPVASSSDFPSTDTFKRDMYPLTGIEVGITRLDPDTTTETDLNKVAWPKEKATLEEMISSYTINGANLIFAEDERGSIEVGKKADLVVLDKNLFEIPVTTIGEAKVLMTLFEGKEVFRHPTFINASYIKTLVEQFEEDGEFANHGAARSLQAQLDTVVHFEKREAAERGVKHMQRFNQLLDNHKKDGLISEDTYNTLKTHTDSLIKKWQ; this comes from the coding sequence GTGAAAAAATATTTATTCCATTTATTAATAGTTTTGCTTTTTAGTTTGATATTTACTGGGAGTTCGTTGGCGAAGAAAAATTCGAATCAAGCGGCTGATTTGATCTTTGAAAATGGCGATGTTTACAAAGTTGATAAAGATCGAAGTTGGGCTGAAGCGGTTGCGGTTAAGGATGGCAAGATTATCTACGTTGGTGATAACGAGGGAGTTGCAGCTTTCAAAGGGACCGACACCAAAGTGACTGATCTGAAGGGAAAAATGCTTATGCCTGGATTTGTCGACAGCCATAACCATGCGTATCTTATGGCAGAAAGTCTTTTCTGGCTAAGCCTTAATTCTTATTCCACTGTAGAAGAACGCCAACAGGCCATCAAAGATTACTTGGAGAAGAATCCCGGTATCAAGCAATTGCGCGGTGTAGGCTGGGACGGAGTCGTCAGCGATGCTAAAGCCAGAGGACTTGCTCCCAGAGAATTGCTCGATCAGGTAGTCTCGGATATACCTGCTGTCTTTATCTCAAACAGTCATCACAGCATATTGGTCAACTCAAAGGCTCTTGAGATTGCAGGGATAGACAAGAATACCCCTGATCCGGAAGGAGGAACTATTGAGCGTGATCCCGAAACAGGAGAGCCGACAGGAATTTTACACGAATTTTCTGCCCAAAACCTTGTGATTAACGCGCTTCCTCAACCAGACTTTACGGTAGAGCAATATGAAGAGGCACTTTTAACTTGGCAGGAAATGGCTAACGAATATGGAATTACCTCGGCATTCGTGCCCGTTCACTATCCAACCGAAAGCCTGCTTAAAGCATTTGAAGCTCTGGACAATGCAGGTAAATTGACCGTAAGATACGATTTAGGGTTATGGGCTGATGAAAACAAAGGGACGGAGCAGATCAAGAAATTTATAGAAGTACGTGACAAGTATCAAGGAAAGCTCTACAAGGTAGATACAGTTAAAATATTTGCTGATGGTGTCGGTGCAAATAAACTGGTTTGGGATCAAGATGTTTTGGAGAAGACCGTGGCTGCTTTAGATAAAGAAGGTTTCCGCGTCTATATCCATGCGATTGGCAATCCGGAATTTTTCCCATCTAGTAATGCTTTAGATGCTTTTGAATATGCGGCTGAAATAAATGGTAAAAGAGATTCCCGGCATGTGATTACCCATATAGACTGCATCAAGGAAGAAGATGTTGCCCGGTTTAAGGACTTGGGAGTAATACCTACTCCTCAGCCTGCATGGTTTGGTAAAGACTGGTATAGTGATGTGAGTGGCCAGCAGTTGAAGAATCTTAATCGATTGAATAGCTATTTTGAGACCGGAATACCCGTTGCTTCATCAAGTGATTTTCCTTCAACAGATACTTTTAAAAGAGACATGTATCCGCTAACGGGAATAGAAGTAGGAATAACAAGATTGGATCCGGATACAACCACTGAAACCGATTTAAATAAAGTAGCATGGCCTAAAGAAAAAGCTACTCTCGAGGAGATGATTTCCAGCTATACAATCAACGGAGCTAATTTGATTTTCGCAGAAGATGAAAGAGGCTCTATAGAGGTAGGTAAAAAAGCCGACTTGGTCGTTTTGGACAAAAATCTCTTCGAGATTCCAGTAACAACAATTGGTGAAGCGAAGGTCTTGATGACTTTGTTCGAAGGGAAGGAAGTATTCCGTCATCCAACGTTTATTAATGCTTCCTATATAAAGACACTTGTTGAGCAATTCGAAGAAGATGGGGAATTTGCCAATCATGGTGCTGCCCGTTCCTTACAGGCCCAGTTGGATACAGTGGTCCATTTTGAAAAACGGGAAGCAGCCGAAAGGGGTGTCAAGCACATGCAAAGGTTTAACCAGTTGCTTGACAATCATAAAAAAGATGGGTTGATATCCGAGGATACGTATAACACCCTCAAAACTCATACTGATTCTTTGATTAAGAAGTGGCAGTAA
- a CDS encoding GntR family transcriptional regulator has product MEGLQLKPITKEKTTQDKVYKQIKKTILNGGISSEEIFTEVQLAETLNTSRTPVRAALQDLIKEGLLVSIPRKGLTVRKITPEEQDEIFLLRSSIEVQAVKKLTEVITTPEQLKVLKIIYKQQEEAMGRDDGIKFIDLDQEFHLSLTRLANFNIIEQVLQ; this is encoded by the coding sequence ATGGAAGGACTTCAATTAAAACCAATTACCAAAGAAAAAACGACACAAGACAAGGTTTATAAACAAATTAAGAAAACCATTTTAAACGGTGGCATTTCGAGTGAGGAAATTTTTACAGAAGTTCAATTGGCAGAAACGTTAAATACCTCAAGAACACCGGTAAGGGCGGCTTTACAAGATTTAATAAAGGAAGGGCTGCTTGTTTCCATTCCGAGGAAAGGGTTGACTGTAAGAAAGATTACACCAGAGGAACAAGATGAAATCTTTCTATTAAGAAGTTCAATCGAAGTTCAGGCGGTAAAAAAGCTTACAGAAGTGATTACCACACCGGAACAGTTGAAGGTACTAAAAATCATTTACAAACAACAGGAAGAAGCAATGGGAAGGGATGATGGTATTAAATTCATTGATTTAGACCAAGAATTTCATCTTTCTCTTACCAGATTGGCGAACTTTAACATAATAGAACAAGTTTTGCAATAA
- a CDS encoding sigma-54 interaction domain-containing protein: MLYSQLFNNPTLLAALDQLPAAIFVADSQGHVIWNNKRSEEGIGIPREKIKGKHVTELEKSNILNPSLTRLVLEKRSPVTRVQELNANVKRVTVSGPIYNEDGEIDIVISVSHSLDEIDQNGDRMDELKELLQTYMCQLQQVYSLESKSVAERTITGNSKAVEHLKYSIQRVSDLSSTVLLTGETGVGKSFVAQVIHQLSNRSSGPYLSLNCGTIPESLLESELFGYVKGAFTGASQAGKSGLVETAEGGTLFLDEIGELPYTMQVKLLELLEDKTFMPIGGTKKKAADIRIIAATNQPLEKMVEEKHFRSDLYYRLNVFGINIPPLRERKEDVSTLAYIFLHQYNKEYGKFISLSSEAVDLLTQYKWPGNIRELENVIERTVVFSPEEVVRPKHLPGFIQKETLLPENMIFQKNSDETLYDFLERVEKDIIFLTAEQHPNTREIAKNLGMTQPTLIRRMKKYRKSGHNE; encoded by the coding sequence GTGTTATATTCTCAACTATTTAACAATCCAACATTATTAGCTGCCCTTGATCAACTTCCTGCCGCTATATTTGTTGCAGATTCCCAAGGCCATGTGATCTGGAACAACAAACGCAGCGAAGAAGGAATAGGGATACCACGGGAAAAAATAAAGGGGAAACATGTAACGGAGCTTGAAAAAAGCAACATCTTGAATCCTTCGCTCACACGTTTGGTGCTGGAAAAAAGATCGCCCGTTACCCGAGTGCAGGAGCTTAATGCAAATGTTAAGCGTGTGACGGTTAGCGGGCCGATTTATAATGAAGATGGCGAAATAGATATTGTCATCTCTGTGAGTCATTCCTTAGATGAGATTGATCAAAACGGGGATCGGATGGATGAATTGAAGGAACTGCTGCAAACATATATGTGCCAGTTACAGCAGGTGTATTCGTTGGAATCCAAGTCTGTTGCCGAACGAACGATCACAGGGAACAGCAAGGCCGTGGAGCACCTAAAGTATTCGATTCAACGGGTTTCAGATCTCTCATCCACGGTGCTTCTAACGGGTGAAACAGGAGTCGGTAAAAGTTTTGTGGCACAAGTGATCCATCAATTGAGCAATCGAAGTTCCGGTCCTTATTTATCACTCAATTGCGGCACGATACCGGAATCTTTATTAGAAAGCGAATTATTCGGTTATGTAAAAGGAGCTTTCACCGGAGCCAGTCAAGCAGGCAAATCCGGACTGGTAGAAACTGCTGAAGGTGGAACGTTGTTTTTAGATGAGATTGGCGAGTTGCCCTATACCATGCAGGTGAAGCTACTTGAATTATTAGAAGATAAAACCTTTATGCCCATTGGCGGTACGAAAAAAAAGGCAGCAGATATTAGAATCATAGCTGCTACCAATCAACCATTAGAAAAGATGGTGGAAGAAAAACATTTCCGATCTGATCTGTATTACAGGTTGAATGTCTTCGGTATCAACATTCCACCGTTACGTGAGCGTAAAGAAGACGTCTCTACGCTTGCTTATATTTTTCTTCATCAATACAACAAAGAGTACGGGAAATTTATATCTTTATCGAGTGAAGCCGTGGATCTTCTTACACAGTACAAGTGGCCAGGCAATATACGAGAACTGGAGAATGTGATCGAGCGGACCGTTGTGTTTTCCCCTGAGGAAGTGGTTAGACCTAAACATTTACCAGGATTCATTCAAAAGGAAACACTTCTACCGGAGAACATGATTTTTCAAAAGAACAGTGATGAAACATTATATGATTTTCTAGAAAGAGTTGAGAAAGACATTATTTTCCTAACGGCAGAACAACACCCCAATACACGAGAAATCGCCAAAAACCTGGGGATGACCCAGCCAACCCTTATCCGGAGGATGAAAAAATACCGAAAATCCGGACACAACGAATGA
- a CDS encoding sodium:solute symporter family protein: MFISETNQTILILITIVYGAAILAYSYYFYRRTRTYESFNMGGRSMPLLPMILTIVGGAVGGSTVLGFVTDAYLLGMGQIWNVVSLAFSVVIFTLFFLKRIRKAGDEHQLFSVGDYAAIRYGNAARYPAFIGNIAALGALTGLQFVALATVFNLVFGLEMTIGIIVSWIFITLKTYLGGLTAVIWTDAVQGTIQTIGITVLFFLIYFSTGGWSNVSENVSQTADLQAEFLNPFTMPISEILIPFLTIGAATLVRQDMWQRVWAAKNIRTSVISNWLACLVIFITGALVIIIGVFANAGLGIAADQPNLIYYEVIFGAIPFWFGSVMLIALVATILSCADSFFIAGSTTMVSDIIKPMLKVKSDAKLLRYSRLMIIAMSMVSLILALAIPRLVELWMTGSAILVAALLAPILIGMFWEKPGKLAGVASMWSGLILTLVWQFAGQPFEIHPVFVGFPLSLIVLLVITFFQNNHNSGKKSSEDCTA, encoded by the coding sequence ATGTTTATTAGCGAAACAAATCAAACGATCCTGATACTCATCACGATCGTTTACGGAGCAGCTATTCTAGCTTATTCCTATTATTTTTATAGAAGAACACGGACGTATGAATCGTTTAATATGGGCGGACGTTCCATGCCGCTTTTGCCAATGATTTTAACCATTGTCGGAGGAGCAGTCGGAGGATCGACCGTCCTGGGATTCGTGACAGATGCTTATTTGTTAGGGATGGGACAAATATGGAACGTTGTATCTCTAGCTTTTTCAGTGGTTATTTTCACACTATTCTTTCTAAAAAGAATACGGAAAGCAGGAGATGAACATCAGCTTTTCTCGGTAGGAGATTATGCAGCGATTCGTTATGGGAATGCAGCTCGTTATCCTGCTTTTATCGGAAATATTGCTGCCCTTGGAGCTCTTACCGGTCTGCAGTTTGTTGCGCTGGCAACTGTTTTCAATCTTGTGTTTGGCCTTGAGATGACCATAGGAATTATCGTTTCCTGGATCTTTATTACACTGAAAACGTATCTGGGAGGTCTTACGGCTGTTATCTGGACCGATGCCGTGCAAGGTACCATTCAGACAATCGGTATCACTGTTTTATTTTTTCTCATCTATTTTTCGACTGGCGGGTGGAGTAATGTTTCTGAAAATGTTAGTCAGACCGCAGATCTTCAGGCTGAATTTCTGAATCCTTTTACCATGCCTATTTCAGAAATCCTCATTCCTTTCCTGACGATTGGTGCTGCCACATTAGTGAGGCAAGATATGTGGCAGAGAGTATGGGCAGCAAAAAATATTAGAACATCTGTTATATCCAACTGGCTGGCTTGTCTTGTTATCTTTATCACTGGTGCTTTGGTCATCATTATTGGTGTGTTTGCAAATGCAGGGCTTGGGATTGCTGCCGACCAGCCTAATCTGATTTATTATGAAGTCATTTTTGGAGCCATTCCGTTTTGGTTTGGGTCTGTCATGCTTATAGCATTGGTTGCCACGATTCTTTCGTGCGCAGATTCCTTCTTTATTGCCGGCTCAACAACGATGGTTAGTGATATTATTAAACCTATGCTGAAAGTAAAATCAGATGCGAAGCTGCTTCGTTACAGTAGGTTAATGATTATTGCGATGTCTATGGTTTCCCTTATTCTGGCTTTAGCTATTCCACGATTAGTGGAACTCTGGATGACAGGATCGGCCATTCTCGTTGCGGCTTTGCTGGCTCCCATTCTGATAGGGATGTTTTGGGAAAAGCCCGGCAAGCTGGCAGGAGTTGCTTCCATGTGGTCCGGTCTAATTTTAACATTAGTGTGGCAGTTTGCAGGACAGCCTTTCGAGATCCATCCTGTCTTTGTTGGATTTCCTCTTTCACTGATTGTATTATTAGTCATTACATTTTTCCAAAACAATCACAATTCGGGCAAAAAATCATCAGAAGACTGCACGGCCTAA
- a CDS encoding YolD-like family protein, which yields MRENIELTFTYWDGYDFYEITGCCHYINHDQKQFNVKNKEKIYYITFDQITNIRRQTIHY from the coding sequence ATGAGGGAAAATATAGAACTGACATTTACTTATTGGGATGGCTATGATTTTTATGAAATCACTGGATGCTGTCATTACATTAATCATGATCAAAAACAATTCAATGTTAAGAATAAGGAGAAGATTTATTACATTACGTTTGATCAAATCACGAACATAAGAAGACAAACGATCCATTATTAG
- a CDS encoding ParA family protein, with product MAKVVTFGIQKGGVGKTMTSGITAFLLAKENYKVLGVDMDSQGNFTQFLSGYDDLAVFENETVLEAIKDGDARPYIKVVDENLHLLPADDYLATIAQFLFREYDGNPSLALRKAIDPIRDFYDFIIIDTPPALSEQTINALGASTHVVILFETSKFCYSAVPRFWDTIAAAKENINNELEIAGILRTLADAKRSDSKAMIELIGDSYPDHVFKTIIHRRAKTGRLPIYGLWNNPEAKSAFKYHSSFIKELKENVGAKTNV from the coding sequence ATGGCAAAGGTGGTTACATTTGGTATACAGAAAGGCGGGGTCGGAAAGACTATGACTTCTGGAATCACCGCATTTTTGTTAGCGAAGGAAAATTATAAAGTATTAGGCGTAGACATGGACTCGCAAGGGAATTTCACACAGTTTCTATCAGGGTACGACGATCTAGCAGTCTTTGAAAATGAGACCGTACTAGAAGCTATTAAAGACGGAGATGCGCGACCATACATCAAAGTGGTTGATGAGAACCTCCATCTACTTCCTGCAGATGACTACTTGGCAACAATTGCTCAATTTCTATTTAGAGAGTATGATGGAAATCCTTCTCTTGCACTAAGAAAGGCAATAGATCCTATTAGAGACTTCTATGATTTCATTATTATTGATACTCCCCCTGCTCTATCAGAGCAAACAATTAATGCGCTGGGGGCTTCTACACATGTAGTGATTTTGTTTGAGACCAGCAAGTTTTGTTATTCAGCTGTTCCTCGTTTTTGGGACACGATCGCTGCAGCGAAAGAAAATATTAATAACGAACTAGAGATTGCGGGTATCCTACGTACCCTAGCTGATGCAAAACGAAGTGATTCGAAGGCAATGATTGAATTAATTGGAGATAGTTACCCAGACCATGTGTTTAAGACCATTATTCATCGTCGTGCAAAAACCGGGAGACTCCCTATTTATGGACTTTGGAATAATCCTGAGGCAAAGTCAGCATTTAAATACCACTCTTCATTTATAAAGGAGTTGAAAGAAAATGTCGGCGCGAAAACAAACGTCTGA